The following coding sequences lie in one Metallumcola ferriviriculae genomic window:
- a CDS encoding FGGY-family carbohydrate kinase translates to MVKSSKPLFMGIDLGTQGVRVGIFTLEGDCLAMASEHYRTSYPEVGWAEQQPQDWWQALTNCSRQVTAQINNKEDITALTVCATSSTVVAVDAAGEPLGNAILWMDSRAKEEQEIINNTGHEVLQYSGGGVSVEWMVPKLLWLKRNRQDIYAKAAKVVEALDWVNFKLTGNWAASKCNAGCKWNYVDTKGGWNAQFFEQIGLADAEEKWPDKVLAMGEVVGELTDAAAIQLALPQGVKVVQGGIDAHTGMLGLGVTEPGSLAVIMGTSFVHLALTEKPLYAPGLWGPYPNVITADRWLIEGGQISAGSITKWFQDNFAKDLALDEDNVYAKLAEEAAGVPPGADGLVVLDFWQGNRTPYRDPSLSGAVWGLNLHHSRGHIYRAILEAVGYGTRNILQVFADHGHPVKEMAACGGVTKNAMWLQIIVDICQIPITVTQFSEAGILGSAVAASVGSGYYKDFTEAANQMVIRDRVVQPNAENKELYDFYFDKYQKTYEALAPLMHTMANGKGMIQDE, encoded by the coding sequence ATGGTTAAGTCTAGCAAGCCTTTGTTTATGGGGATTGACTTAGGTACGCAGGGCGTGAGGGTAGGTATTTTTACACTTGAGGGCGACTGTTTGGCCATGGCCAGCGAACATTACCGTACTAGCTATCCGGAAGTGGGCTGGGCAGAGCAGCAGCCTCAAGATTGGTGGCAAGCTCTTACTAACTGCAGCCGTCAGGTTACAGCCCAAATTAATAATAAAGAAGATATTACTGCTTTAACGGTCTGCGCCACATCCTCCACCGTGGTGGCGGTGGATGCTGCCGGTGAGCCGCTGGGTAATGCTATTCTTTGGATGGATAGCAGGGCGAAAGAAGAGCAGGAGATTATTAATAATACGGGACATGAAGTGCTTCAATATAGCGGTGGCGGGGTATCGGTGGAATGGATGGTGCCCAAGCTGCTGTGGCTGAAAAGAAATAGGCAGGATATCTATGCCAAAGCTGCTAAAGTGGTTGAAGCATTGGATTGGGTGAATTTTAAACTTACAGGCAATTGGGCTGCTTCTAAATGCAACGCCGGCTGCAAATGGAATTATGTGGACACCAAAGGTGGTTGGAACGCTCAGTTTTTTGAACAAATAGGTTTGGCTGATGCCGAGGAAAAGTGGCCTGACAAGGTGCTGGCTATGGGGGAAGTGGTTGGTGAGCTGACTGATGCTGCAGCTATACAGTTAGCTTTGCCTCAAGGCGTAAAGGTAGTGCAGGGCGGAATAGATGCACATACCGGTATGCTGGGTCTTGGAGTAACGGAACCCGGTTCCTTGGCGGTTATCATGGGAACATCTTTTGTACATCTGGCGCTTACTGAGAAACCACTTTATGCGCCGGGGCTGTGGGGGCCTTATCCTAATGTAATCACTGCCGATAGATGGTTGATCGAAGGTGGTCAGATATCCGCCGGTTCAATCACCAAATGGTTTCAGGATAATTTCGCTAAGGACTTGGCTTTAGATGAGGATAATGTCTATGCTAAGCTGGCTGAGGAAGCAGCAGGCGTTCCTCCCGGTGCGGACGGGTTGGTAGTGTTGGACTTTTGGCAGGGAAACAGGACGCCTTATCGGGATCCCTCTCTTAGCGGCGCGGTCTGGGGCTTAAACCTGCACCATAGTCGCGGGCATATCTACCGAGCGATATTGGAAGCGGTAGGCTATGGGACGCGAAATATTCTACAGGTATTTGCCGACCATGGGCATCCGGTGAAGGAAATGGCTGCCTGCGGCGGAGTGACTAAAAATGCGATGTGGCTGCAGATTATTGTGGATATTTGTCAAATTCCCATTACTGTCACTCAGTTTAGTGAAGCGGGCATTCTGGGTTCGGCGGTTGCTGCCAGTGTGGGCAGCGGGTATTATAAAGATTTTACCGAGGCTGCTAATCAAATGGTTATTCGTGATCGAGTAGTGCAGCCCAATGCGGAAAATAAGGAACTTTATGACTTCTATTTTGATAAATACCAAAAGACGTATGAGGCATTGGCACCTTTGATGCACACTATGGCAAACGGCAAAGGGATGATACAAGATGAGTAG
- the hflK gene encoding FtsH protease activity modulator HflK, translated as MDERRMEPEELVQQLQEVFNRLKQKGSGPMLFIIPIVAVLLWAASGIYMVQPGEQAVVRMFGKEVGITEPGLRYRLPYPIQTHDKVNIAKVRRAEIGFRNGDAGSPGITERIPEEALMLTGDENIVEAQLVVQYVVQNPSDFLFKVKDPEQTLRVASEVALRGAVGKTTIDQTMTEGRVLVEQEVQATLQSLLDLYETGILVTQAKLLVVDPPEAVKDAFHEVVRAYEDKERLVQEAEGYRENLIPRARGRALEIIQQAEAYKERRTLEAQGDAERFTEVLEEYSKAKVVTRQRLYLEMVEEVMPNVKKYIIEGQGDGGGNLLQLLPLGSTEGVKVSNEE; from the coding sequence ATGGACGAACGAAGAATGGAACCTGAAGAACTGGTTCAGCAGCTGCAGGAAGTATTCAACCGTTTGAAGCAAAAGGGCTCCGGACCAATGCTCTTTATTATTCCGATCGTAGCCGTGCTATTATGGGCCGCCAGCGGCATCTATATGGTTCAACCGGGGGAGCAGGCAGTTGTGCGGATGTTTGGAAAAGAAGTAGGTATCACTGAACCGGGGTTAAGATATCGCTTGCCATATCCTATTCAAACCCATGATAAAGTTAATATTGCCAAAGTTCGCAGGGCAGAGATTGGGTTTCGAAATGGTGATGCAGGTTCACCGGGCATTACTGAGCGAATCCCAGAAGAAGCATTAATGCTGACCGGAGATGAAAATATTGTCGAAGCTCAATTGGTTGTGCAATATGTAGTGCAAAATCCTTCAGACTTTCTCTTTAAGGTCAAGGATCCTGAGCAAACCCTTAGAGTTGCATCAGAAGTGGCTCTGCGGGGGGCTGTGGGAAAAACTACCATTGACCAGACCATGACCGAAGGACGGGTACTGGTAGAACAGGAAGTACAAGCTACTCTGCAGTCACTGCTGGACCTTTACGAGACGGGGATACTGGTAACACAAGCAAAACTGTTGGTTGTCGATCCGCCTGAGGCTGTAAAAGATGCCTTTCATGAAGTAGTAAGGGCCTATGAAGATAAAGAAAGGCTGGTCCAGGAAGCGGAAGGTTACCGCGAAAACCTCATCCCTCGTGCCAGGGGGAGAGCCTTGGAAATCATCCAACAAGCCGAAGCTTACAAGGAGCGCCGCACACTGGAAGCCCAGGGTGATGCTGAAAGATTTACCGAGGTATTGGAGGAGTATTCCAAAGCAAAAGTAGTTACTCGTCAGCGGTTGTACCTAGAGATGGTTGAGGAAGTAATGCCGAATGTGAAGAAATACATCATCGAAGGTCAAGGGGACGGGGGCGGTAATTTACTGCAGCTGCTGCCTTTAGGTAGTACGGAAGGGGTGAAAGTCAGCAATGAAGAATAA
- a CDS encoding ABC transporter permease, with the protein MQPAVDSKQSEVKQSSKFWDVFKRYNLLILILLFVALAASLSPKFLTVQNFLNLLQQSSVIGIVSIGMTFVIIVAGIDLGVGSVVAFAGMIAAVLLAGGHGLVISIGVALLAGMALGSINGFLTTKAKVPAFIVTLAMMVAARGLALLVTDGRPVFNLPAAFNWLGAGFIGPFPVSGLLWLLITLIAVLVLTYTTFGRSLYAIGGNAESARLSGIRVERNIIIVFAISGMLSALAGVVLASWLTVGQPTAAKGLELDAIAAVVLGGTNLFGGSGGVLGTFGGVWLMAIITNIFNLLGLSSYYQMIFMGLIIVAALILNQFVANRD; encoded by the coding sequence ATGCAGCCAGCAGTTGACAGTAAACAATCTGAGGTAAAACAAAGCAGTAAATTCTGGGATGTATTCAAACGCTATAATCTATTAATATTGATACTTTTGTTTGTCGCACTAGCAGCATCATTATCGCCTAAATTCCTAACGGTGCAAAACTTTTTAAACCTGCTGCAGCAGTCTTCGGTAATCGGTATAGTCAGTATCGGTATGACTTTTGTAATTATTGTCGCCGGCATTGATCTGGGCGTGGGCTCTGTTGTGGCATTTGCGGGGATGATAGCGGCTGTTCTGCTTGCCGGGGGACATGGTTTGGTTATCTCCATTGGCGTCGCCTTATTGGCGGGCATGGCCCTGGGTTCTATCAATGGTTTTCTTACCACAAAAGCCAAGGTGCCGGCATTTATCGTGACGCTGGCCATGATGGTTGCGGCCAGAGGTTTGGCGCTGTTAGTCACCGATGGCAGGCCGGTTTTCAATTTGCCGGCGGCGTTTAATTGGCTGGGCGCTGGGTTTATTGGGCCCTTTCCAGTCAGTGGGCTGCTGTGGTTGTTGATTACTTTGATTGCCGTATTGGTACTGACGTACACAACGTTTGGCAGAAGTCTTTATGCTATCGGCGGAAATGCGGAGTCAGCCAGGCTGTCGGGTATTAGGGTGGAAAGAAATATTATTATTGTCTTTGCCATTTCCGGGATGCTGTCAGCATTGGCCGGTGTGGTATTGGCTTCATGGCTGACAGTTGGACAGCCTACCGCAGCAAAGGGGCTGGAACTGGATGCAATTGCAGCAGTTGTTCTCGGCGGAACTAATTTATTTGGCGGCAGCGGCGGTGTGCTGGGTACTTTCGGCGGGGTCTGGTTGATGGCCATCATTACTAATATTTTTAACTTATTAGGTTTATCTTCATATTATCAGATGATTTTTATGGGTCTGATTATTGTAGCGGCCCTGATATTAAATCAGTTTGTTGCAAATAGAGACTAG
- a CDS encoding OsmC family protein, which translates to MSKDLHAVFNQVIKVFSRKPEMAKSVYSIKSRLVENLKTESRAGSHTLVIDEPQELGGTDAGPNPLDTFLVALGTCQEITYAAYAAVMGLKLDKVEVDVEGDIDLRGMLSIDDVKPGFSGISYVTRITSPEPEEKIRQLVTAVEEHCPVMDTIKSPTMVAGRLEIQQSS; encoded by the coding sequence ATGAGTAAAGATTTGCATGCTGTATTTAATCAAGTGATTAAGGTTTTTTCCAGAAAGCCCGAGATGGCTAAATCCGTCTATTCAATTAAATCAAGATTGGTGGAAAATTTAAAGACTGAGTCCCGGGCAGGCAGTCATACCCTGGTCATCGATGAACCCCAAGAACTTGGCGGCACAGATGCCGGGCCTAACCCGCTGGATACATTTCTGGTGGCTTTGGGCACATGTCAGGAGATTACTTACGCAGCCTACGCGGCAGTGATGGGTTTAAAGCTTGATAAAGTAGAAGTGGATGTTGAAGGCGATATCGATTTGCGGGGGATGCTCAGTATTGACGACGTTAAACCGGGATTTAGCGGGATCAGCTATGTTACTAGAATTACCAGCCCTGAGCCGGAAGAAAAAATTCGACAGCTGGTGACGGCCGTGGAAGAACACTGTCCCGTGATGGATACTATAAAGAGCCCAACTATGGTGGCGGGGCGGCTGGAAATTCAGCAGTCTTCATAA
- a CDS encoding sugar-binding transcriptional regulator has translation MDIHQLVRIARFYYEMGYNQQRIADMEGVSRAKISRLLDKALKEGIVQIKIAYPVESVTELEQALREKFGLKKAFVAPVIVDEEKALKRDVGKAVAQYLGEVVEDGHTVGVSWGTTLPYVSQQLQEKLLKEVKVVQLNGGLTSTYISTGSITIVEECAKAFNGKPYLMAVPTIVDTNKVADALISDTGIEAALDLVKQAEIGVVGIGFASKDSVLAKAGYFTEDQYQELIDKGAVGDICSRYFDIDGNIVDNQLNNRTIGIALSDLASKEHSIGVAVGEHKAPSIIGALSGGYINCLFTDENAARKILAAAD, from the coding sequence ATGGATATTCATCAGTTGGTGAGAATAGCTAGGTTTTATTACGAAATGGGATATAATCAGCAGCGGATTGCTGATATGGAGGGCGTGTCCAGAGCCAAAATCAGCCGGCTGCTGGATAAGGCCTTAAAAGAAGGCATTGTGCAGATTAAGATTGCTTATCCGGTGGAATCGGTGACGGAGCTGGAACAGGCCTTGCGTGAAAAATTTGGCCTTAAAAAGGCCTTTGTGGCGCCGGTTATCGTGGATGAGGAAAAAGCATTAAAGCGGGACGTGGGTAAGGCGGTTGCCCAATATTTGGGCGAAGTAGTGGAGGATGGGCATACAGTGGGTGTGTCTTGGGGGACGACACTTCCCTACGTCTCGCAGCAGCTGCAGGAAAAGCTGCTTAAGGAAGTTAAAGTGGTGCAGCTCAATGGAGGATTAACCAGCACATATATTTCGACGGGGTCCATTACCATTGTGGAGGAATGTGCTAAAGCGTTCAATGGCAAACCTTATCTGATGGCGGTACCTACCATTGTGGATACGAATAAGGTTGCTGATGCCTTAATCAGTGATACTGGAATTGAGGCTGCTTTAGACCTGGTGAAGCAGGCGGAAATAGGGGTAGTGGGTATTGGCTTTGCCTCCAAAGATTCTGTGCTGGCTAAAGCAGGATATTTTACCGAGGATCAGTATCAGGAACTGATTGATAAGGGTGCTGTTGGCGATATTTGTTCGAGATATTTTGATATAGACGGAAATATTGTCGATAATCAGCTTAATAACCGAACAATAGGGATAGCGCTGTCTGATCTTGCATCTAAAGAACATAGTATTGGCGTAGCTGTGGGAGAGCATAAGGCACCGTCCATTATCGGTGCTCTTAGTGGAGGATATATTAACTGTCTCTTTACCGATGAAAATGCAGCAAGAAAAATACTAGCAGCTGCTGACTAA
- a CDS encoding double-cubane-cluster-containing anaerobic reductase — protein sequence MSQYENIWADLGVDLKKHDRLLRGLSVLVRRLHRKQKHRPKAMDYFDDILNDPHGHRVKEMAEHREQGGIVVGSYCVFIPEDLVLAVGGLHVGLCAGTNFAEEDADMYLPRNTCPLIKASFGFKVSYSCPYTQVSSVIVGETTCDGKKKMFEELANHHPTYLIEVPQKKNKRTREFFTEELLEFKRYLEKLSGNEVTAERLRQGIDQVESKFRALQRLFRCRQADPSPISGLDALTIVQLGMQDEVNRFAKQVNRLCDELEERISQGIGVTAKGAPRILIAGSPMSLPNWRLHNLIEKAGAIVVCEESCIGTRLFSKLCEPKGSTVRHLVEALAGRHLGINCACFTPNDERVEDVVRLAKEYKADAVIHYALQFCHPYNSEAGKVKKALDAEGIPMLEVQTDYGDSDNQLSMRVEALINMVVDNKKGGVLNE from the coding sequence ATGAGTCAATATGAAAACATTTGGGCTGATTTGGGGGTAGACTTAAAAAAGCACGACAGATTGCTGCGGGGGCTGTCTGTTTTGGTGAGAAGACTTCATCGTAAGCAGAAGCATCGTCCAAAAGCAATGGATTATTTTGATGATATACTTAATGATCCCCACGGGCATCGAGTTAAAGAAATGGCAGAGCACCGCGAACAAGGCGGCATTGTAGTAGGTAGTTACTGTGTTTTTATTCCTGAGGACCTGGTTCTGGCGGTCGGTGGGCTGCATGTGGGTCTGTGTGCAGGAACTAATTTTGCAGAAGAAGATGCTGATATGTATCTTCCTCGCAACACCTGCCCGCTTATTAAAGCTTCTTTTGGCTTCAAAGTCAGCTACAGCTGCCCATATACCCAGGTTAGCAGTGTGATTGTCGGTGAAACCACCTGTGATGGTAAGAAAAAAATGTTTGAGGAACTGGCTAACCATCATCCGACCTATCTTATTGAGGTTCCCCAAAAGAAAAACAAGCGGACACGCGAATTTTTTACCGAAGAGCTATTGGAGTTTAAACGCTATCTGGAAAAGTTAAGTGGTAACGAGGTAACCGCAGAAAGACTGCGGCAGGGAATTGATCAAGTAGAAAGTAAATTCCGGGCGCTGCAGCGATTATTTAGATGTCGGCAGGCGGACCCATCCCCAATCAGCGGTTTGGATGCTCTAACCATTGTGCAGCTGGGGATGCAGGATGAAGTAAACCGCTTTGCCAAGCAGGTCAACAGGCTTTGTGATGAACTGGAGGAGCGGATATCCCAAGGTATCGGAGTTACTGCCAAAGGGGCACCCAGGATTTTAATTGCGGGCAGTCCCATGTCTTTGCCTAACTGGCGTCTGCATAACCTCATAGAAAAAGCCGGGGCGATTGTTGTCTGTGAGGAGTCCTGCATTGGCACCAGACTATTCTCCAAGCTCTGCGAACCCAAGGGGAGCACCGTTCGGCATCTGGTTGAGGCCCTGGCAGGCCGCCACCTAGGCATTAATTGCGCTTGCTTCACTCCTAATGACGAACGTGTTGAGGATGTTGTAAGGTTAGCCAAGGAATATAAGGCGGATGCAGTTATTCATTATGCCCTGCAGTTCTGTCATCCTTATAACAGCGAGGCGGGCAAGGTAAAGAAGGCATTGGATGCCGAGGGAATCCCCATGTTAGAGGTACAAACTGATTACGGAGATAGTGACAATCAGCTGTCCATGCGGGTAGAAGCCTTAATTAATATGGTTGTTGATAATAAAAAGGGGGGCGTTTTAAATGAGTAA
- the hflC gene encoding protease modulator HflC has protein sequence MKNKSIPVLVLLVLAIVISSQSVFVINETDQAIITQFGDYIRTVDEPGLNFKIPFIQVIHKLDKRVLASDAQAAEYLTRDKKRISMDHVTRWKIIDPYVFYRTVRAETQARSRLDDIIFGRLRQEVAKHNFVELIREERETIIKTVTEEAMESANSLGIEVVDVRIKRVDLPGEVQESVFARMEAERNRIASRYRAEGEEKALEIRANADREREIILAEANRKSEVLRGQGDADATAIYAGAFEQDAEFYAFLRSLETYKKVLPEDTTMLLGIESELFKYFQSSSDR, from the coding sequence ATGAAGAATAAATCCATTCCCGTGCTGGTGCTTTTAGTGCTGGCCATTGTTATATCTTCGCAATCAGTATTTGTTATTAACGAAACGGATCAGGCCATTATTACTCAATTCGGTGATTATATTCGAACTGTAGATGAACCCGGTCTGAACTTTAAAATACCATTTATCCAGGTAATCCACAAGTTGGATAAAAGGGTTTTGGCGTCTGATGCACAAGCCGCCGAATATCTAACAAGGGATAAAAAGAGAATTAGCATGGATCATGTAACGCGCTGGAAGATAATTGATCCCTACGTGTTTTATCGTACGGTTCGTGCTGAGACGCAGGCCAGATCACGTCTGGACGATATTATCTTCGGCCGCTTACGCCAAGAAGTCGCTAAGCATAATTTCGTTGAATTGATCCGGGAAGAAAGAGAAACTATCATAAAAACGGTTACAGAAGAAGCGATGGAAAGTGCCAATAGTTTGGGGATAGAAGTAGTAGATGTTCGTATTAAACGAGTTGATTTGCCTGGCGAAGTGCAGGAAAGTGTGTTTGCGCGGATGGAGGCAGAAAGAAACAGAATTGCCTCGCGCTACCGGGCTGAAGGAGAAGAGAAAGCCCTGGAAATCCGGGCAAATGCTGACCGTGAGCGTGAAATAATCTTGGCAGAAGCCAACCGAAAGAGTGAAGTATTACGCGGCCAGGGGGATGCCGATGCCACAGCCATCTATGCCGGAGCTTTTGAGCAAGATGCGGAATTTTACGCCTTTTTGCGCAGCTTAGAGACGTACAAAAAGGTTCTGCCCGAGGACACCACAATGCTTTTGGGCATTGAAAGTGAACTGTTTAAATATTTTCAGAGCAGCTCAGACCGCTAG
- a CDS encoding galactitol-1-phosphate 5-dehydrogenase, which translates to MKALKLYDPGDIRVDETDLPAIKEDEVLVKVMACGVCGSDIPRVLHYGAYRKGLTVGHEFSGVIAESRDTSGKWQAGQRVVAAPLIPCFQCEWCQKGHYSLCEDYNYLGSRCDGAMAEYVAVPTDNLLELPEDVPFEAGAMVDPAANAIHGAWKAKINQGDTVAIYGMGPIGLFAVQYAKICGAAKVVGIDIMDEKLELAQKAGADVVINGIKEDPVKAVRELFGAGVQVVLDTSGSKIAQNQAVLSAAKHGRIGFVGISHDKLELSKEAVNNILRRELMIHGSWNSFSQPFPGDEWRLSIKYMQEGKFWDQSFISHRLTLNEGPDIFNKLNDKSFYFSKIMFLPQEG; encoded by the coding sequence ATGAAAGCGTTAAAACTATACGACCCGGGGGATATTCGTGTGGATGAGACTGATCTTCCGGCTATCAAGGAGGATGAGGTGCTGGTTAAAGTAATGGCTTGTGGTGTCTGCGGTTCGGATATTCCGCGGGTGCTGCACTACGGCGCATATCGTAAAGGTCTAACTGTAGGCCATGAATTCAGCGGTGTCATTGCCGAATCGAGGGATACAAGTGGCAAATGGCAGGCAGGACAACGGGTGGTCGCTGCACCATTGATTCCCTGTTTTCAATGCGAATGGTGCCAAAAGGGACATTATTCTCTCTGCGAAGATTATAATTATCTGGGGTCTCGCTGTGACGGAGCTATGGCTGAATATGTAGCGGTACCAACGGATAACCTACTGGAACTGCCCGAAGATGTGCCATTTGAAGCCGGTGCCATGGTGGACCCGGCGGCTAATGCAATTCATGGAGCTTGGAAGGCAAAAATTAACCAGGGTGATACCGTTGCCATCTATGGAATGGGCCCTATTGGTTTGTTTGCAGTACAGTATGCGAAAATCTGCGGCGCCGCTAAGGTTGTCGGGATAGATATCATGGATGAGAAACTGGAGCTGGCCCAAAAGGCCGGCGCCGATGTGGTGATTAACGGCATCAAAGAAGATCCGGTGAAAGCAGTCAGAGAGTTATTTGGCGCCGGGGTGCAGGTGGTCCTGGATACTTCAGGCTCCAAGATTGCGCAGAATCAAGCGGTGCTGTCAGCTGCCAAGCATGGGCGGATCGGTTTTGTCGGTATTTCCCATGACAAGCTGGAGCTTAGCAAGGAAGCGGTTAATAATATTCTGCGTCGGGAGTTAATGATTCATGGTTCTTGGAATTCATTCTCTCAGCCCTTTCCCGGTGATGAGTGGAGATTAAGTATTAAATATATGCAGGAAGGTAAATTCTGGGACCAGTCATTTATCAGTCATCGCCTGACACTGAATGAAGGTCCGGATATATTTAATAAATTAAACGATAAGTCATTTTACTTTAGTAAGATAATGTTCTTACCGCAGGAGGGGTAG
- a CDS encoding sugar ABC transporter ATP-binding protein codes for MSSGSVILDMKKISKSFPGVKALDNVDFNVRLGEVHCLIGANGAGKSTLMKILAGAYQADSGEIFLNGEKQHVSSPLVGQELGISVIYQELSLIDTLSVAENIFLGKYPRKNGLIDWRRMREQAQGIIDGLGIRIDVSQKVGAISIGHKQITELAKAMASDAKIIVMDEPSATLSQEEFDTLVRVIKDLKDKGITIIYISHRLEELFVVGDRVTVLKDGMLVDTSNINDLTRDNLVEKMIGHSLTDGTAADVIAPKGKVLLAVQELTTGTLKNINLQVKHGEIVGLYGLVGSGRTEILRAIFGADPIDQGRIKIDNREVKINSPVEAMKLGIGLIPEQRKTQGLVTELPVWENAVLPSLKDVGNLGVLSYGKIFGIVEEQVKSLNIKTPSVTAKVKNLSGGNQQKVVIAKWLIKQSNILLFDEPTQGIDVGAKEEVYSIISALGNKDGVCTVVASSELQELLDLCHRILVLYEGKIVGEFTRQDFSKESILHAAITGGSEHYAASS; via the coding sequence ATGAGTAGCGGCAGCGTTATTTTGGACATGAAAAAGATATCCAAGAGTTTCCCGGGAGTAAAGGCTCTGGATAATGTTGACTTCAACGTCAGGTTAGGCGAAGTTCATTGCCTGATCGGTGCTAATGGCGCTGGAAAATCTACGCTGATGAAGATTCTGGCCGGTGCATATCAAGCGGATAGCGGTGAAATTTTCCTTAACGGAGAGAAGCAGCATGTATCCAGTCCGTTGGTTGGGCAGGAACTGGGAATTTCAGTTATCTATCAAGAACTGTCCTTGATTGATACATTAAGTGTCGCGGAAAACATCTTTCTTGGCAAGTATCCCAGAAAAAACGGTTTGATTGATTGGCGGCGGATGCGGGAACAGGCCCAGGGCATTATCGACGGTCTGGGTATCAGGATCGATGTCAGCCAAAAAGTAGGGGCTATCAGTATTGGTCATAAGCAGATAACTGAACTGGCAAAGGCGATGGCCTCGGATGCTAAGATTATTGTGATGGATGAACCGTCGGCAACTTTGTCTCAGGAAGAGTTTGACACTTTGGTAAGAGTAATTAAGGATTTGAAGGACAAAGGCATTACTATCATCTATATTTCTCATCGGTTGGAAGAGCTGTTTGTTGTTGGTGACAGGGTGACTGTGCTGAAGGATGGCATGCTTGTAGATACCTCGAACATTAATGATTTGACTCGTGATAATTTGGTGGAGAAGATGATTGGTCATTCGCTAACTGACGGCACTGCAGCAGATGTTATAGCCCCAAAAGGCAAGGTGCTGCTGGCGGTGCAAGAGTTGACTACCGGGACACTAAAAAATATTAATTTACAGGTGAAACATGGTGAAATAGTCGGTCTCTACGGGTTAGTTGGTTCCGGTCGCACGGAAATACTGCGGGCGATTTTCGGTGCAGATCCGATAGACCAGGGACGGATTAAGATAGACAACCGGGAAGTAAAGATTAATTCGCCGGTGGAAGCGATGAAGCTGGGTATTGGATTAATCCCTGAACAGAGGAAAACCCAAGGGTTGGTTACTGAGCTTCCGGTCTGGGAAAATGCGGTGCTGCCCTCATTAAAGGATGTAGGGAATCTGGGTGTGCTCAGCTATGGTAAAATTTTCGGTATCGTGGAGGAGCAGGTTAAGAGCCTCAATATCAAGACGCCGTCAGTGACCGCTAAGGTGAAAAATCTCAGTGGTGGAAATCAGCAGAAGGTGGTAATAGCCAAGTGGCTGATCAAGCAGTCCAATATCTTGCTGTTTGACGAGCCTACGCAGGGTATAGACGTGGGCGCCAAGGAAGAGGTTTACAGTATAATCTCAGCCCTGGGAAATAAAGACGGGGTGTGTACTGTGGTGGCCTCCTCTGAACTGCAGGAACTTTTGGACCTGTGCCATCGGATATTGGTGCTTTATGAAGGAAAGATTGTGGGAGAGTTTACCCGTCAGGATTTTAGTAAAGAAAGCATCCTGCACGCGGCGATTACCGGAGGGAGTGAACATTATGCAGCCAGCAGTTGA